CAGTGCTCGGCCCGCTTCTCGAAATCGTTGATGTTCTCCTTGATGATCTCGAAATCGCCGCCGGCGGAGAACGCCTTGCCGACACCCGTGATCAGCGACACCGAGACATCAGGATCGTCGTCGACGTCCTTCCAGACGCGGACCAGTTCGTGATGCATCGCATTGTCGGTCGCGTTGTAGCGATCGGGGCGGTTCATCTCGATCTTGAGCACGCCCGGCGCGGGCCTGGAGAAGAGAAGGCGGGTATAGCCCGCATAGCGATCCGTCACGGTTTGCTCCCTGTTGCCGTTCGAGGCGAAACTAGCTCCTTCGAGCTTCCAGTCAAGATACTTTCCCATCAAGAAAGTTACTTGCAGGGAAATTCAAAAGGTCGGGGGCGTGCAGACCCACAGCACCCTGGTCATGACCTTGCCGGGGTTGCGATAGCCGTGGCTCAAATCCGACTTGAAGAAGAAGCAGTCGCCTTCGGCAACATGGTAGGTTTCGCCGGCGACATGCAGCTCCAGCTCGCCGGTCAGAACGTAGCCGATCTCCTCGCCGTCGTGGATGATCTCGCCGTCGGTATGCCCGCCCGGCGACACGCAGTGGATATTGGCCTCGATCAGCGCCCCCTTGGCGGTCGCGATCAGCCGTTCCAGCGCGATGCCAGGCCCCTGCAGCAGGGGATCGGTCCGGATCACCGGCCTGTTGTCCGATCGCATGATCAGCACCGGCGCATCCGTCAGGGGATCGGCGAAAAGCGCCGCGATGTTGATGTCCAGCGTGCCGACGATCTGGTGCAGCATCGAGAGCGACGGACGCACCTTGTCGTTCTCGAGCTTGGACAGGAAACTCTCGGAGCATCCCAGCCGGTCGGCAAGCTCGCGAAGCTTCAGATGCTTCGCGAGCCGCGCATGCTTCAACCGCAGGCCGATCTTGATCTCGTCCGCGGCACTGCCGCTATCGGCAGCGATCTTTCGCAATTCCTGGCCCTTGCCGGTCCTGCGCCGTGTCTTTGCTACCGCCATCGAGGAATCATCCTTTCATTACGGCAATGCCTTGTCACAACCATTGGTCGAACAGCAACAGATAACGCAAATGGCGACCATCGGCGCAAGCGGGCGATGGACCCGATGTCGGGAGCCCCGTCCTCATACCTTGCGCGCCCTTCCTTCCCAGTACGGATTGCGGAGCTGGGCCTTCAGCACCTTGCCCGACGCATTTCGCGGCAGGTTGTCGACGAAGTCGACCGATTTCGGCACCTTGAAGCCGCCGAGATGGTTCCGGCAATGCTCGAGCAGCTCGTCGGCGGACGGATTCGATCCCGCCCTGCGCACGACGATCGCCTTCACCGCCTCGCCCCAGCGCTCGTCGGGCACGCCGATCACGGCGACATCGAGCACCGACGGATGACCGGACAGCGCGCCCTCGACCTCCGCGGAGGCGATGTTCTCGCCGCCCGAGATGATCATGTCCTTCTTGCGGTCGACGATGTAGAAGCGGCCTTCACCATCCCTGCGCGCCACGTCGCCGGTATGTAGCTGTCCTTCGACGAGCGTCGCGGCGGTGGCGGCTTCCTTCTTCCAGTAGCCCTGCATCAGGCTCGGGCCGCGCACGCACAGCTCGCCGAGCTCGCCGTCCGGCACCGCGCGGCCTGCGTCATCGACGATTCTGATGTCGTAGCCAAGCATCGCGCGGCCGCACGAGCGCAGCAATTGCGGCGCGCCGCTGGCGCCGGCGCGGTGGTCCTGCGCGTCGAGCACGGAGACCAGCACGCCGGCCTCGGTCTGGCCATAGGTCTGCAGGAACGCGGCGTTGGTCAGCTCCAGGGCCTGCGCCAGGCGGTCCTCGGGGATCGAGGAGCCGCCATACATCACCCGCGTCAGCCGGCTGAGGTCGGTCTTGCGGATCGCCGGCGCCTCCAGCATCGCAACCAGCATCGAGGGCACAAGGCCCACCGCGGTTGCGCCCTCGTCGGTCAGCAGGCGCAGCACCAGATCCGGATCGAAGCGGGGGCAGACCACAATGGTCGATCCCATCGCGAGATGACAAAGCTGATAGATCTGTCCGCCGGCATGAAACTGCGGAATGACCTGGAGCTTGACGTCTTCGGGGCGGGCGTTCAGCGCGATCGAGCTCAAGAGCGTTCCGAGCGAGAACGCCTCATGCGAGAGCATCGCGCCTTTCGGCCGGCCGGTCGTGCCGCTCGTATACATGATGGTGAAGAGATCGGCGGACGATGCCATTGTGGACGGAGCGCTGGCTTTGGCGCGCGACAGCATGTCGTCATAGGCGACCGCAGCACCACCCGCCGCCCCGCCGCCGATCCGTATCCACGTCCGCACCGCCGGCAGGCGATCCCTGATCGCGTCCACCGCGGACACCATGTCATGGGTGTAGACGACGGCAGCGGCTTCCGAGTCGGCAATGATGAATTCAAGCTCTTCGGCGGCAAGCCGGAAATTGAGCGGTACCCAGACCGCGCCGGCCGCGGCGATGCCGAACACGACCTCGACATATTCAGCCGTGTTGGTGGCAAGCACCGCGACCCGCTCGCCGCGCTGCACGCCGAGGCCGGCGAGCGCATTGGCAACCTTGCGCGAGCGCTCGGCGAGCTGTGCGAAGCTCAGCCTGACCGCACCGCAGGCGACCGCGAGCTTGTCGGCCCGCGCCCGCGCATTGTGCCAGATGATGTCGTCGATCCTCATGTCGCACCAGGGATATCGCCGCAGTCGTGGACCACGTGCCCACCGACCATGGTCATCAGCGCGCGCGCCTTGCCGATCTCCGCTTCCGGACATGCCGCGAGGTCCCTGTCCACCACGACGACGTCGCCGTAGCAGCCGACCGCGAGCGATCCGATCTCGGGCCATTCCATCACCGACGCAGCTCCGGTCGTCCACATCGACAGCGCCTCGGCGCGGTCGATCTTCTGGTTGGGCCCGAGGTTGCGATGGCCCGAGCAACCGAATTCATGGGTCAGCGCCAGCTCAATCTGCTCGAAGGAGTTTTTCGGGCCCCAGTCGCTGCCGCCCGCGATATCGAAGCCGGAGTCGAAGAACAGCCGCAGCGGCTGCAATTCGTCGAGCTTGACGTGCTTCATGCGCTGTCGGAACAGGTCGCCCTTGCCCCAGCAGAACGACATCGAGGTCGTCAGCGCCATGTTGAGCTTCGCGTAGCGCTTGATCTGCTGCGGTTCGATGAAGACAGCATGGACCAGCACCCAGCGCAGCGAGCGAATATCGAATTCCCGCGCCACGCGCTCCAGCATCGCGAGATTTTCCTCGTTCGCCTGCGCGCCCATGCACATCGTGTTCAGCCGGATCCTGCGCTCGGCGCAGAACCGCATGACGATTTCCGCCTTTTCCGGCGTGATGTGATAGAACCCCTTGGTCTTTTCGCCGTAAGGCCCCTCGTATTCCTCCTTCATCATCATGCCGCCGGGGAAGCAGGTGCCGTCCCACATGATGGTCACGCCGTTGAAGCGGAAGCGATCGTGGCTCAGCTCGATCGACGAGGCGGCGTTTTCCAGCCTGCGCATGAAATCGGGCATCGGCCGTGGCTTGCTCCAGGGCATGCCGTAGGCTTCCGCCTCCTGCGAGGCGAGCACGCGAAGCTCCAGCTCGCCCTTGTCGCGCAGCGACCGGTAGGCGTCGATCAAGCTGCGGTCCATCATGTGATTTTCATAGACCGCGGTGACGCCGACCTTGTGATAGGCCGCGATCGCATCCCTGGTGCCGGGCTCGAGATGCTCGTATTTGAGGAATGGGATCTTGAGCCACAGATCGTTCGCGAAGGTGTCGTTGTTGTAGTAGTTGGTGACGGAGCCGCGCAGCCGGCCGGTCGGCACGCCTTCCGCATCCTTCTCGATCCAGACGTTGGCCACCCGCTCCGGCGTCTCGCGCGTGATGCCGAGCTTTTCAAGCGCGAGCGAATTGAAGGCGATCGCGTTGGGCAGCCGAGGCGCCCAGGCCTGGATCACGACCGGATGGACCGATGTCGCCTGGTCGAGCACCTGACGGGTCGGCAGGTCCCCTTCGGCCAGATCCTTGAAGCTTCGCTTGATGAAGTAGTGCGCATCGCCGACCGGCGTGGTCATGATCCACTCGCCTTCGGGCGTGGTCGCGGCGCGCGCCGCGATCCGGCGGCAAATATCGGCATGATCGACCGCATCGGCGATGTCCACCAGCGGCCGCTGCAGCGAGCCATAATGCAGGAGGTGCGGATGGGTATCGATCAGGCCCGGCATGATGGTCGCATCACCAACATCGATCCGGCGCGTGCCGGTGGGAATGTTGGCCAGCACGTCCTTCTTCCGGCCCAGCGCAGCGACGCGGCCGCCGGAGATGAGCACGGCGTCGGCGCCGTCGCGTCCGTCGAAAGCATGGACGCGGGCGCCGAACAGGACCACCGGCTGGTGCGGATGAGTAGCCATTACGCTTCCCCTACAACATTCTGCGAGAGATGATCGCCCTTGCGACCGAGATAGGAGGCAATCACGGTCGGGTCCGACCTGACCTGGTCATAGGAGCCCTCGGCGATTTTCTTGCCAAAGTTCAGAACCGCGATGCGCGAGGCGAGCGAGGCGACGAACTTCATCTTGTGCTCGATGACGAGGATCGACAGGCCGCGCTCCGCGATCTTGCGGATGTCGTCGCCGATCTCCTCGGTCTCGCGCGGGTTCATGCCGGCGGTAGGCTCGTCCAGCAGGAGCAGATCGGGACCGGACACCAGCGCGCGCGCAAATTCGACACGGCGGCGATCGGCGTAGGACAGTTCACCCGCGAGCCGGTTCGGCGTTGCCGCGAGATCGCGCGCCACGAATTCCAGCGCATCGATGGCGCGCTGGCGCGCACTTTCGTCGTGCCGCTTCACCTGCGGCAGCCCGCACAGCACGCTCCACCAGCCGGTGCGCGCCACCAGATGACAGCCGACCAGCACGTTCTCGAGGATGGACTGGCCGGGCGACAGGCGGATGTTCTGGAAGGTGCGCGCGATGCCGGCCGCGAAGATCTCCCACGGCCTGAGCTTGAGAAGGTCGACATCCCTCTGCTTCCACCGGGCGCTGCCACCGTCGGCGGCGACGATGCCGGTGATCGCGTTGAACAGCGTCGTCTTGCCGGAACCGTTCGGACCGATCACGCCGACGGTCTCGCCGGCGCCGACCTTGAGGTCGACGCCGGCGAGCGCCTGTACCCCGCCGAAGGACTTCGTGAGATTGCTGATCTCCAGCTCGCCTGAGGTCATTGCTCGTCTCACGCCTTGTCGAAAATGCGCCGCGGATCGGGAAACAGCCCCTTCGGCCGATAGATCAAGAGCACCACCAGCATCGCGCCATAGATCATCAACCGGTAGTCGCCGAGGGCCCTCAGCTTCTCCGGCATGATCATGAGGATGGCGCTGCCGACAAGGATGCCGCCGATATTCCCCATGCCGCCGAGGATCACGATCGCGAGCACCTCGATCGACTGCAGCAGCGTGAAATCATCCGGCGATATGAAGCCGATCAGGTGCGCAAACAGGCTGCCGGCTGGACCTGCGAATGCGCTGCCGAACGCGATCGTCAGCACCCGGAAAACGGGCACGTTGACGCCGAAGCACGAGACACCGACGGCATCCTGGCGGACCGCGCCCCAGGTCCGCCCGATCCAGGAATGCCTGAAGCGCAGCGCCACGAACACCAGCACCGCCAGGACTGCGAGGCACAGATAGTAGCCGTTGGCCTGCGGCGGCAGCACGAGGCCGCCGATGTTCAATGGCGACTTGGCGCTGTGGCCGAACACGGTGATCGCCGGGATGTTGGTGATCCCGTCGGATCCGCGGGTGAGGCCGCGCAGGTTGACGACGAGCTGGTAGACGATCAGCCCGAAGCCGAGCGTGACCAGCGCGAAATAGTCGCCGGTGGTCCGCAGCGAACACAGTCCCAGCAGCGCTCCCGTCACCCAGCACAAGGCGGTGGCGCCGAGCATCGCAAGCCAGAACGGCACGCCCTGGATGGTGAGCAGCGTGCTTGCGTAGGCGGCGAGCGCGAACAGGCCGGCAAAGCCGAGATTGACCACGCCGATCTCGCCAAGCTGGATGTTGAGCCCCAGCGCCATCATGGCGAAGATCATCGTCAGCGAGAGGACAAAGAACCAGTAGCCGTCCGAGCCGAGCACGAAGGGCACGAGCGCGGCGCCGAGCAGGGACGCGAGCCAGGGGGACGGGCCCGCCGCGCCCCGTCCGAGCAGGCCGGTGGCGATCCGACGCGTGGCAGGGACAAACAGGAAGATCGCCAGCGCGGCGATGACGAACCCAAGCTCGGTCGCCGAGAGCAGGCGAATGGAAGCGGCCGCAAGCGGGCACGCCACAAGCAGCAGGAGGCTTTTCGCCCATGGCTGCAATCCCGGCACGGCTGGATGGACGATCGCTGGCGTCATCGTCAGACCCTGTCTCCGCTGGCGCGGCCCAGCAGGCCCACCGGCCGGACGATCAGCACGGCGATCAGGACGGCGAAAACCGCGACGTCCTTGTAGGCCGAGCCATCCGGCAGATAGCCGCTCGCCATCGACTCGATCAACCCGATCAGGAGCGCGCCCAGCACGGCGCCATAGATATTACCAAGCCCGCCGACCACGGCGGCGGTGAACCCTTTCACCGTGAGCAGCACGCCCATGTCGGACTGCACGACATTATAGTAGACCGCATTGAGCAATCCGGCGATGCCGGCGAGCGTGGCACCGATCACGAACATCGCCAGCGTGACCTTGAGCACCGGCACCCCCAGCGACAGCGCGACCTCGCGGTTGTTCAGGATGCTCCGCGTCGCCCGCCCGAGCCGCGTCCTTTCGACAATGAACGAGAGCACGACCACGAGGATCGCCGTGGTGACGACCAGCACGATCTGCTTGAGATCGATGAATACGGAGCCGAGATCATAGGAGCGCGGCGGGACGAAGGACGGAAACGGCTGGGGGTTGCGGCCGTTCGGATAGAAGTTGAGGATCGCCTCCCGGATCACGAAGCCAGCGCCGACCGAAGACAGCAGCCCGATGATCGGCGGCGCGCCGGCGACCGGCCGCAGCGCCACGAGATAGAAGACGACTCCGACGATCACGGCGGCGAGCACGCCGGCCGCGATCGCCGCGACCGAGAGCATCAGGCCGGGCGTCTCGGTGCCCGCCGTACCCAGCACGCCCTGGAACACCGCGAGCGCGGCAAACACACCCACGGCGGCGATGTCGCCGTGGGCGAGATTGACGACCCCGATGATGCCGAAGAACAGGCTGATGCCGATGGCGATCAAGGCATAGATCGCCGACAGCGCCAGTGCGTTCACCAGATACTGGAGGAACAGCTCCATCTTACCTTCCCGATGCCATCACTTGCGCAGCGGCACCCAGTCGCGGTTCTTCAGCACCGCCATGTCGACATATTTCGGCTGCAGTTCGCCACTGGCGTCGAACTTGCCCTTGCCGAAGATGGTCTCGAAATCGTGCGGCTCCCGCACGCCCTTCACGATCGCCTTGCGGTCGGCCCCATATCGCTTCAGCAGGTCAACCATCACCTGTCCGGCGGCGTAGCCGAACGGACCATAGGCTTCGGCCGGCTCCTTGAAATTGGCTTCAGCGTAGCGCTTGGCGAAACCTTCGCCGCCGGGGAGATCCTTCAGAAACGGCAGCGAGGTGACGACGATCGCGCCCTCGCCGGCTTCACCCGCCGCTTCGATGAAGGTCGAGGTCTGCCAGCCGGCATGCCCGATCAGCGGCATCTGCATCCCGAGCTGCCGCATCTGGCGCGCGACCAGCGCGGCCTCCGTGGTCAGGCCCGAGAGATAGACGGCATCCGGCCGCAGCGAGCGCACCTTGGTCAGGAGCGCGGTGAAGTCGCGGTCGCCGACATTGTAGCCTTCTTCCGCGACCACCTTGCCGCCGAGCTTCTGATATTCGGGAATGAAGCCGGCCGATCCGGCCTCGCCAAAGGCGTCGCGCGATTTCACGATCGCGATCGTCATGATCTTGAGGTCTGCCGTCAGGCTTTTGGCGAGGTGCGGCAGCAGATACGCAAAGGGCGTATTGACGCGCGCGATCTCGGCCACGCCCTGGCGCGTGAGGTCATCGACGGAAGCGCCGGACACCAGGTTAAGCAGCCCGCATTGCTGGAAATAGGGAATCGTCGCGAGCGCGACCGGGCTGTTCCAGTGTGCGGAGGCGGCCACAACGTCCGGATCGTTGCACAGCTTCTGGACGGCGGCGACGCCGGTCGAAGGCTTGGAATCATCGGTCTCCGAAACCAGCTCGAGCTTGAATGGCAGCGCATTGCTCGCATTGGCCTCGCGGATCGCAAGCTCCAGCGAATTGCGCGTGCCGATCCCCATCGCGGTATTGGGTCCGGTCAGCGGCCCGACATAGGCGATCTTCACGGTCTTCTTTTCCTGCGCGCCGATCATGCCGGCGCCGCCAAGGAGCGTGATCGCCACGAGCGCCACACCAGCCGTCAATCTTCCAGATATTTTCATGTCACCCTCCCAGATAAGCCGTTTCCAAATCCGCTTCGGCGAGGCGCCGCCCGTCATCGGAGACGAGCACGCCGGCATTGATGCTGCCGGTCAACTCCATCCGCCCCTTTCCCAGCACGTAAAACCGCGCGCAGTTCTCGATCGCCATGTGCACGTTCTGCTCGACCAGCAGAAGCGCGATGCCTTGCCGGACGAAACCTGCGACGATCTCGAAAACCTGTTCGACCACGACCGGCGCGAGCCCCATGGAAGGCTCGTCCATCAGCACGATCTTGGGGCGCGCCATCAGCGCGCGGCCGATCGCGACCATCTGCTGTTCGCCGCCCGAAAGCGTGCCGGCAAGCTGGTGCTGCCGTTCGGCAAGGCGCGGGAACTGCGCGAACACCTGCTCGATGTCGTGCGCAAGCTCCGATTGCCTGCGCAGATAACCGCCCATCAGGAGATTCTCGCGGACAGTCATGGCGGACAGCATGCCACGGCCCTCGAACACCACCGCGATACCGGCGTTGGCGCGAAACTCCGGCGGCTTGCTGTCGAGCGGAACGTCCTCGAACGATATGCGCCCGCCGCTTGGCTGCACGAGCCCGGCAAGCGTGCGGATCAGCGTTGTCTTGCCGGCGCCGTTGCTGCCGAGCAGGCAAACCGCCTCGCCCCGGCCCACGGTCAGGCTCACGTCGGAAAGCGCCTCCACGGGACCGTAGCGGACGCTCAGACCATCCACGCGCAACACGTCGTTTCCCCCTCAACGGGCGAAGACTTGACGGTCGCCTGACTTCTTGTCAAGTGACTTGATTTATAGGCATAAAGTTCAAGGACGGGAAACCGGCGCGCCGAGACCCTTTTTCTGAACGGCTTGGCTCAAGCACGCGGCGCGTTGCGCCTGAGAATATAGGTGTCCATGATCCAGCCGTGGCTGGCGCGCGCCTCTTGCCGCGCGGCCACGATCGCTGGCCCCACCTCGGCAAGTGGACCGGCCATGATGAGCTGATCAGGCATCCCGAGACAAGCGCCCCACCAGATGTGCACGCCTTTCGAATCGAGCGACTGGAACGCCGCACCGCCATCCAGCATCACCACGACCGTATCGATGCCGACCGGCCAGCCGGCGTCGCGCAAGCGGCGGCCCGTGGTGACCAGAAACGGCTCGGCAATTTCGTTCAGCGGGATGCGGTGCGCGGCGCAGAGCGCCTGGATCGCCGTGACGCCGGGAACCACCTCGATCGTCGGCGCCGGCTGCAACCGCCGTGCGATCCGCAAGCTCGAATCATAGAGCGAGGGATCGCCCCAGATCAGAAGCGCAACCTTGCCGCGGTCGCCGAGATGCCGCGCGATCTCGCCCGACCAGGCCTGGGCTACCGCATCATGCCAATCGTCGACGCCCTTGCGATAATCCTCGCCTTCCGCATCGCGCACCGGCAGGTCGAACTCGGCGAGACGCGCACGCTGATTGTCGAGAACCTGTTCGCAGATGGTGCGGCGCAAGTCGGCAAGATCGGCCTTCGCCGCGCCCTTGCGCGGAATCAGGATCAGGTCGGCGGCATTGATCGCCCTGACGGCCGCGAGCGTCAGCTGCCCGGGATCGCCGCAGCCGATTCCTATCAAAGAGAGTGTCAGCATCGCGCAGCCTTACGGGGACGGCCGCATGACGCAGCCGTCCCGCGCATCCTAGACGGCATTGTGCAGACGATAGGTGACGAGGCCGCGCGCCGTCACGCTGCGCAGCGACTTCGCGAACGCCAGCACCGCGAGATCGGCGAGCGGCTCGATGACGATGACCAGCGCATAGGAGACCGCAAAGGATGCGATCGCTGCCAGGTTCTGGGCGCCAAAGCCTGCGCCATAAAGCGCCCAGAACGCGACCCAGGCGACGATGCCGGACTGATAGGCCGTCGAGAGCGCCAGCGCCTGGCGGTACTGCAAATCGACATAGGCTGACTTCGCGGGAATGATGCGCGCGGCAAGCGCATTGATCGCAAACAGCGGCACCAGCAGCGTCGTGACGTTCATGCCGTACTGCGGCAGGTCGACCGGCACGAAGAACAATCCCTGCAGCAGAAGGCCGAGCGCAAGCCCGAACGCGGCCGGCGCCGCGCCGAACAGCAGGAACAGCGTTGAGCCGAGGATGAAGTGCACCTCGGAGACGCCGACCCGGAAATGCGGCAGCACCTCGAAGAACGAGAACACCAGCGCGGTGGTGATCACCGTCCGCAGCGCGAACGAGGCGATGCCCTGCTCGCGCACCGCCGTTGCCGCGAGCTTGACCGCATAACCGCCGGCGGCCGCAGCCGTCGCATAGCTCAGCACGATCTTGGTGCCGTCAACGATACCCGGTTCGATATGCATGGTTCATTCTCCTGCTGTGAGACGGGTTCCTGTCATTCGCCGTGAGCCACCGCGCCATAGAGGATCACGGCGGTTGCAGCGACTTCGTCCCTGCCGAGTTGCTCGGCGAGCGCTGCGATCGTGGTACGGACAAGGCGCTGGTCGTGATGGCCGATGGATTCGGCAAGCAGCGCCGGCGTGTCGGGCGCCATGCCGCACGCGGTCAGCCTGGCCGCAAGCGCCGGAAAGGTCCGCTTGCCCATATAGACCACGGTGGTCGCCTCGGGATCCGCAAGCGCGGTCCAGTTGAGATTGGCGGGCAACTCCCCGGTCACATCGGCGCCGGTGACGAACTGGACACGGCGCGAGGTATGACGGCGCGTGAGCGGAATTTTGGAGGCCGCGGCAGCCGCGCAGGCGGTGGTGACACCGGGGATGATCTCGTAAGCAATGCCGGCCGCGCGCAGCGCCTCGAGCTCCTCCTCGAGCCGACCGAAGATCCCGGCATCGCCCGACTTCAGCCGCACCACCTTTGCACCCGCCGCCGCGTAGTCGATCAGGAGCCGGCTGACATGCTCCTGCTTGGGCGAAAGGCGGCCGGCCCGCTTGCCGACCGAAACGAGATTGGCGCCGGCCTTCGCGTGATCGAGGATCGCGCCCGAGGCAAGATCGTCATAGAGCACGACATCGGCAGCACCAAGCCGCGCCGCCGCTTTCAGCGTCAGCAGTTCCGGATCGCCGGGGCCGGCCGAGACAAAGGAGACGAAGCCGCTCATTTGTCCTCCGCGATGATGTGGAAGAAGGTGCCGCTGGCGCGGCCGCGGCGCGAGCCGGTTTCCGTAACGACCGCGCCCGTCGCGTCACGCACGACGGCGAGCGGCTCGTCGGGCTGGGCGAGAATCGTCGCATAGTGAAACTCGTGACCGCGCAGGCGGCTACCCGCGACCTGTCCGGGCATCGGCACGGCCAGTTCGGCCAGCCGATAGCCGAGATGCATGCGCCGCGTGGCAAAGGAGGTTTCGAGACCGAGCAACCCCGTCATTTGATGTCGCGCACCTGTTTGATCGATCAGGCCTTCGCCCAGCACCATATAGCCGCCGCACTCGCCATGCACCGGCCGCGTTTGCGCAAACGCGTTCAATCCCTGTCGGAACCGATGGTTTCCGGCGAGCCGTCCTGCATGCAGTTCCGGGTAGCCGCCGGGCAGCCAGCAGACGTCGGCGTTTTGGGATGGCGCTTCATCTGAAAGCGGCGAGAAGGTCGTGATCTCGGCTCCGGCCGCGCGCCAGCCTTCCAGCATGTGTGGATAGATAAAGGAGAAAGCGGCATCGCGCGCCAGCGCGATCCGCTGCCCGGGCGGCGTGGCGACGGCAGCCGCGGCGCGACGATGCGGCCCGGAGGCGTATTCCGCCGCCTGCAACAATCCGTCGAGATCGATCCGCTCGGCAACCAGCCGCGCCGCCTCGCCAATCAATTCGCTGAGCGCCGTGTGTTCTTCCGCCTGCACCAGGCCAAGGTGTCGCTCCGGCAGCTTGATCGGCGCATGCCGCGGCAGCACGCCGAACACTTCAATGCCGACACTCGCCATCGCGCCGCGCACCAGGTCTTCGTGGCGCGGGCTGGCAACGCGATTGAGCACCACGCCGGCCATGCGCACGCCGGGGCGGAAGTCGC
This genomic interval from Bradyrhizobium sp. NP1 contains the following:
- a CDS encoding cupin domain-containing protein, which gives rise to MAVAKTRRRTGKGQELRKIAADSGSAADEIKIGLRLKHARLAKHLKLRELADRLGCSESFLSKLENDKVRPSLSMLHQIVGTLDINIAALFADPLTDAPVLIMRSDNRPVIRTDPLLQGPGIALERLIATAKGALIEANIHCVSPGGHTDGEIIHDGEEIGYVLTGELELHVAGETYHVAEGDCFFFKSDLSHGYRNPGKVMTRVLWVCTPPTF
- a CDS encoding long-chain-fatty-acid--CoA ligase, which produces MRIDDIIWHNARARADKLAVACGAVRLSFAQLAERSRKVANALAGLGVQRGERVAVLATNTAEYVEVVFGIAAAGAVWVPLNFRLAAEELEFIIADSEAAAVVYTHDMVSAVDAIRDRLPAVRTWIRIGGGAAGGAAVAYDDMLSRAKASAPSTMASSADLFTIMYTSGTTGRPKGAMLSHEAFSLGTLLSSIALNARPEDVKLQVIPQFHAGGQIYQLCHLAMGSTIVVCPRFDPDLVLRLLTDEGATAVGLVPSMLVAMLEAPAIRKTDLSRLTRVMYGGSSIPEDRLAQALELTNAAFLQTYGQTEAGVLVSVLDAQDHRAGASGAPQLLRSCGRAMLGYDIRIVDDAGRAVPDGELGELCVRGPSLMQGYWKKEAATAATLVEGQLHTGDVARRDGEGRFYIVDRKKDMIISGGENIASAEVEGALSGHPSVLDVAVIGVPDERWGEAVKAIVVRRAGSNPSADELLEHCRNHLGGFKVPKSVDFVDNLPRNASGKVLKAQLRNPYWEGRARKV
- a CDS encoding amidohydrolase family protein, with product MATHPHQPVVLFGARVHAFDGRDGADAVLISGGRVAALGRKKDVLANIPTGTRRIDVGDATIMPGLIDTHPHLLHYGSLQRPLVDIADAVDHADICRRIAARAATTPEGEWIMTTPVGDAHYFIKRSFKDLAEGDLPTRQVLDQATSVHPVVIQAWAPRLPNAIAFNSLALEKLGITRETPERVANVWIEKDAEGVPTGRLRGSVTNYYNNDTFANDLWLKIPFLKYEHLEPGTRDAIAAYHKVGVTAVYENHMMDRSLIDAYRSLRDKGELELRVLASQEAEAYGMPWSKPRPMPDFMRRLENAASSIELSHDRFRFNGVTIMWDGTCFPGGMMMKEEYEGPYGEKTKGFYHITPEKAEIVMRFCAERRIRLNTMCMGAQANEENLAMLERVAREFDIRSLRWVLVHAVFIEPQQIKRYAKLNMALTTSMSFCWGKGDLFRQRMKHVKLDELQPLRLFFDSGFDIAGGSDWGPKNSFEQIELALTHEFGCSGHRNLGPNQKIDRAEALSMWTTGAASVMEWPEIGSLAVGCYGDVVVVDRDLAACPEAEIGKARALMTMVGGHVVHDCGDIPGAT
- a CDS encoding ABC transporter ATP-binding protein, whose product is MTSGELEISNLTKSFGGVQALAGVDLKVGAGETVGVIGPNGSGKTTLFNAITGIVAADGGSARWKQRDVDLLKLRPWEIFAAGIARTFQNIRLSPGQSILENVLVGCHLVARTGWWSVLCGLPQVKRHDESARQRAIDALEFVARDLAATPNRLAGELSYADRRRVEFARALVSGPDLLLLDEPTAGMNPRETEEIGDDIRKIAERGLSILVIEHKMKFVASLASRIAVLNFGKKIAEGSYDQVRSDPTVIASYLGRKGDHLSQNVVGEA
- a CDS encoding branched-chain amino acid ABC transporter permease, encoding MTPAIVHPAVPGLQPWAKSLLLLVACPLAAASIRLLSATELGFVIAALAIFLFVPATRRIATGLLGRGAAGPSPWLASLLGAALVPFVLGSDGYWFFVLSLTMIFAMMALGLNIQLGEIGVVNLGFAGLFALAAYASTLLTIQGVPFWLAMLGATALCWVTGALLGLCSLRTTGDYFALVTLGFGLIVYQLVVNLRGLTRGSDGITNIPAITVFGHSAKSPLNIGGLVLPPQANGYYLCLAVLAVLVFVALRFRHSWIGRTWGAVRQDAVGVSCFGVNVPVFRVLTIAFGSAFAGPAGSLFAHLIGFISPDDFTLLQSIEVLAIVILGGMGNIGGILVGSAILMIMPEKLRALGDYRLMIYGAMLVVLLIYRPKGLFPDPRRIFDKA
- a CDS encoding branched-chain amino acid ABC transporter permease, whose product is MELFLQYLVNALALSAIYALIAIGISLFFGIIGVVNLAHGDIAAVGVFAALAVFQGVLGTAGTETPGLMLSVAAIAAGVLAAVIVGVVFYLVALRPVAGAPPIIGLLSSVGAGFVIREAILNFYPNGRNPQPFPSFVPPRSYDLGSVFIDLKQIVLVVTTAILVVVLSFIVERTRLGRATRSILNNREVALSLGVPVLKVTLAMFVIGATLAGIAGLLNAVYYNVVQSDMGVLLTVKGFTAAVVGGLGNIYGAVLGALLIGLIESMASGYLPDGSAYKDVAVFAVLIAVLIVRPVGLLGRASGDRV
- a CDS encoding branched-chain amino acid ABC transporter substrate-binding protein, producing MKISGRLTAGVALVAITLLGGAGMIGAQEKKTVKIAYVGPLTGPNTAMGIGTRNSLELAIREANASNALPFKLELVSETDDSKPSTGVAAVQKLCNDPDVVAASAHWNSPVALATIPYFQQCGLLNLVSGASVDDLTRQGVAEIARVNTPFAYLLPHLAKSLTADLKIMTIAIVKSRDAFGEAGSAGFIPEYQKLGGKVVAEEGYNVGDRDFTALLTKVRSLRPDAVYLSGLTTEAALVARQMRQLGMQMPLIGHAGWQTSTFIEAAGEAGEGAIVVTSLPFLKDLPGGEGFAKRYAEANFKEPAEAYGPFGYAAGQVMVDLLKRYGADRKAIVKGVREPHDFETIFGKGKFDASGELQPKYVDMAVLKNRDWVPLRK
- a CDS encoding ABC transporter ATP-binding protein; protein product: MLRVDGLSVRYGPVEALSDVSLTVGRGEAVCLLGSNGAGKTTLIRTLAGLVQPSGGRISFEDVPLDSKPPEFRANAGIAVVFEGRGMLSAMTVRENLLMGGYLRRQSELAHDIEQVFAQFPRLAERQHQLAGTLSGGEQQMVAIGRALMARPKIVLMDEPSMGLAPVVVEQVFEIVAGFVRQGIALLLVEQNVHMAIENCARFYVLGKGRMELTGSINAGVLVSDDGRRLAEADLETAYLGG